TTGGCACCTTCAATTCCCAGTGGCTTGCTGTTAAAAGACAAGGGAGATTTGAATGCTGGGAGGAGGTCAGTGGTGTGCTTTGTGTGGGTGTCCCCAAGACTATCATTGTATGCCTCTGATTCCATGGGCATTGGAAGACCTTCTTCAGGTTCGGACTGGTAGGCACTAAGGTATGAAGAGATCCTCCAGTTTCGCAAGCCCGTTCTGTTCTCCTGGGTGTTCTTGTCTTCATCTTGGTCCTCCTCTTTGTCCTGTAGGAACAGGCGCTGTTCCAGGCTTTGCTTCTGCGTTGGAGAAGTCTGGCAAATAAATTTCTGTCCTATGTTCTGCCTTCTTAACATCATCCCCATGGGGCCATTGCCTGCAGGATTCAACTGATCAGAGCCGTGCCTCACTTCCCGAGAAGAATTTGAAGGCACATAATCCAGCCTCAAGGGGAAACCCTCTTGTGGGAAACCAGACTCCAGTTCGGGGTATCTGGACCCCTCTCCATAGTCTTCCAGTTCATTGAAGCCTGGCCTGCCACCACGGAGTCTCTCGAAGAGCCCCTGAGACCTGCCCGGGAGATGGGGATGTTCGAACTGGTACTGGTAGAACTGATCCTTCTGAAAGTGGCTAGCCTGGATCTTAAACTCGTCCATGTTGTTCATGAACATCTGCCTGGCGTACTGCTTGGAAGAAGCAAAgttctcaaaggtcccttctgcAAAACTGTGTCTCTTGAAAGCATCCAACTCCAGCTGCTTGGAACGGAGGAAGCCCCTGACGGGGTCCATCTGGGAGTTCTCCATCTCCACCTTTTTGTACATCCGCAAGGCCGAGCCCTCCACGGTGTGCCGCAGCATGTCGTCCCGGCGGAAGTTGGACAGGAAGTACCTGTCCGGGTCCACGCGGTCCatgaaggaggggaagagactCTCATCCCTCTGGAATGACATCAGGGGGGCTTTCTTTGGAAAGAAAGGCATGTTATTGCCAAAAGGGGCCATGGCAAAGTTGTTCTCCAACTTGGCCAAGACGTTGGCTGGAGGAACGAGAGGCTCTGACTGCGCGAAGAGGATTCGGAACTCTTCGTCGAAGCTGGCCACCAGCTCCCCCTGGAAGATGTGTGCAATGCTGCGGTGGATCTTCTCAAAAGACCACATGAAGCTGCAGGGAGAAacacagggagtcacagtgtGTTGGCATCAAGCACCTCCACTGCACCACCTTGCTTTAAACCATTTAGTCCCAAGTAATGGGACTTCAGAAACCCTTTTGTGGTGTGGTGtggggtgctcagtgacaggacaaggaacagcaggtacaagctggaacagagaggctccacctcaacacaccAGGCACTTCTTTATGGGGAGGGGGACagacccctggagcaggctgcccagagaggtcatggtgtctcctctggagactttcaggacctgtgtggatgtgctcctgtgcagcctgccctaggtgatgcagcgctggcagggaggttggacttgatgatgtctggagatcccttccaacctctaacattctgtgatttgactGCTGACtatgccctctccctggggatattcaaggtgaggctcagcagggctctgggcaacctgatctagttgaggatgcctctgctgactgcagagagggttggagtggatgatctttggaggtccattccaatccagaccactctgtaattctatgataaGAAAGCTTACAGCTTAGGCAGCCATTGCACCCTTTTGTTCCCAGCCTCTCAGTCACCACTTGCTTTGGCCTCACATCTTTGTAGAGGGTTTCACAAGGCAATAAACAGCTCCTGTTCTACAAGCCAACCAGTGgtcacaacagcagcaaagcaagctGATGAAAATCCTTCTACCAAGTAGATGTTCCTGCAGTTGGTTTTATAACTAAAATCTTGCACCCATCTCTAAACAGAGCAGAAGGATCAGCTTGGGAACTGCAGCAAGCCCAGCCTTGCCTCATGGGAGGGAAAACCACAGAGCCCTGGGAAGCCACTGGCAGGCACAGGAGTAACAGGAAGACAGCTGGGATCAGACAGCAGGGATGTACCAAGGGCAAACCATGCCTGACCCAATCTGCCTGCCCTGGACAGAAGGAAGCTGGCTGCATGGACATGGGGACAGCAGAAGATGAAGTTTTTCTGAACTTCAGCAGGGGTTTCCATGTGCCCTTTGCAGAAGTGTCTTTGTGGCCAAATTGAAGAACTGTGGACTGCAGGAGAGTGCCCTGCAGTAAGTGGGACAGTGGCTGGACCAAGGCCTGTCAGGTGGTGGCCAGGGACTTGAAGTGTGGCTGCAAACAGCTATAAATGGTGCTCCTCAGGGGGCAGGACTTGGGAAAATAGTCTATAGCTGTCTGTGTCGTTGATGGCCTGGACAACAGGACActgtgcaccctcagcaagcttgcagatgacaccaaaatgtggggatgggacagctggtgtgccaggcaggggcacctcaacaggctgggaaATGTGCTGACAAGAGCCTCATTGAATCCTGCAAAGGCAACTGATTTCTTTCCTTGCAGAAAATCGCTGCTCAGTGTCCCTCAGGGAGAAAGACTTTTGCCAGTGATGTTCCTTTGGAAGCACTGCTTCACCATTTACCAGCCTCCTCACCAACACTGGGACGTGTTCTCACCTGTAGTTGCcactcagcaccaccatgcAGTCCACCAAGAGGAATTTCTCCTTCACATGGCCTTTGAAGGACATCCCTGTGCGGCAGTAGTAGGTTGGGCCAGAAACTGTCCTCACCCTTAGGAACTGCAAACCAGACAAGGCACTGACTCAGTTGGAAGCTGttactcccctctccctgcccctccttcttccccttgaTCTTTTAACTTCTACTCTGTCACCACTCCTGTACTTCAGCTCTAGCAATTCTGTCTGTGCACACAGTGGATAGATAAATCTGTTTCTGACTGTGTGCTCAGCCCTTTACTGTTGTGCCAGCTCTCCACTCATCTCTCACTTGGCTCTGGCCTATTTTGCCCCTTCTCAGGTTTTACTGTCAGAACAGCCCTCTGAGTGCCCCTCAGGATGCAGACTaggggcagggcaggtcctTGGTTTGCTCACCTCCACGTAGTTCAGATTGACTCTGCACTTAGCAGCTGTATCCAGGAAAAGCTGCGAGTTCATTTCATCCAGCAGGATGTAGACAGGCACCCTGCgagcagcagcatccagcacctCGAACAGCAGATCTACATCAGTGAAAATGTCCATCACTATGGCTACCACCTAGGAAAAGAACACCAGAGAGCCATCACCAACTcggcctgctcctgccctgacCCATCGCATTCCCCAGCACCTCGTGTTCCaaagctgccctggctccatTTCAGCCTTTTTAAACAGGAACTTTCCCATCTAAAGGTTCCTTTAAACACCAAGGGCCTCAGGAGTAGAAGGAGAATGGCTGCCTAAGGAGCATAAGCTGTATGTGAGGGTGAGAGGTGAGGCAGagccctcactgctgctgagcattcCCTTACTCATGAAGCTGATGCCAGCAGGGATTTTTTTGGTCACGTAACCTACACTGGAAGGTTGTATGGAGCTGCCTGGCCACTGCCTGCTCACCCCCTCCAACACACCCAGGCCATTTCCAGATAAACtcctgactcatgttcagttgaCCACTACATAGTTCAATCTATATGCTGATCATATAGGCAGTAGCTGCAAAGCTCTGTCTCCCTGTTCTCCCCAGCTCTTCATTTTGTCAGTGAGTAGAAATACCTGATGGAAGGCTGTAAGGAAGATGGAGTCAAACTTCTCAGTAGCACCCAGTGAAAGGACAAAAGATAAATTGAAATACAGCAAATTCTAGTTAAACTTAAGCAAAACctcctttactgtaagggtgattgaacactggaatgggttgcccagaaaggttgtggagtctccattccTGAAGATACTCAAGGACATGCTCTAGGTAACCCTCTCTAATCAactctgctttgagcagggggGCTGCAATAGActctctccagaggtcctttccaacctcaactATTCTGTGAACTCTTAGTACTTCAGCATGGCCTAGAACACAACTTCCATTAGACCAGAGAGCAGAGGCTAACTTGGATACTAGTTTTAAGAATCATCCTTCCCCTCTGTCAGGTCCTGGGAGCAACGGTGAGGGAATCAGCTGAGGACCTGATTCATCTTTCACACAGATACAATTCCATCTGTGCTTCAGTTGGGTTTTTCACTCTCACCTGTTGAGCTGCTCGGATCATTCTGCGAGCCTCCTCCTTAATGCTGGGGTTGTCTGGGGGCGGTGGCTGCACCAGAGTTGTCACCTCTGTTCCCCTGAACCCAAAGACCATTGGCCAGCCCAGGTCAAGCTCTGGGACGGCGAGGTCTGAGTTCATGGGCCAGTAAGTCCCAGAGGATCCATCCATGTCGTTGTCACCTGCGGCGTCCGTGCTTCCCTCCTGATGGGCATACTGGGGCTTCTGGAGGTTCTGGATGATGTGATCCACCTCTGAGTTGCAAAGAAAATCAGGGGCTGCTTCGTCTGCCAGGAAGCGCTGGTAGCTCTCCTTGCCCTCCTCGGTGAGCACATCCAGAGCCAGGCGGTAATACTCCTTGTAGTGGGGGGGCAGGTAGTTGGGGTcgaggggattgtccccctgcgAGGAGCTTTGCGAGCGCCGAGCCatgaggggagggagagctgcaaAGAGAACAACCACCCATGAGAGCAGCTTCACTCCAGTGACACATCACAGACACCTCATACAcggagagggctgggggctcaggcgGCGGACTCCAAAGAGGAGAGCTTAAAAGCGCACTGAGTAATGCTGGACAAAGTTCAGCATCCCAAACAGATGGGATGAACTTCCCTGCCCTCAGGCAGAGGTGCTGACCACTTCAGCTTTGACCTTCAATTAATGTTGATGCTTGGGCAGTCTTTCcctggggctccagcactgaggTGCCCACAGAGGCTTCCTGACAAAACAGAGCTTGGCTGTCCTTGGATACTCACACAAAGTTACAACAGGGAAAAAATATGCACTTAATGTAAAGAGAGCAGCTAAGTCTAGCAGGTCCCTGTGCAAAGTCTTCTAACAAACAGTCCTCTTGATGGTCTACACATCTAAACTTAGAGTCTGAACTGCCTGTAGATTCATCTTCCCACTCTaattctcagtctgtcttcccTCTCTACAGCAGTCCACTCTGTACTTC
This DNA window, taken from Dryobates pubescens isolate bDryPub1 chromosome 14, bDryPub1.pri, whole genome shotgun sequence, encodes the following:
- the FAM83H gene encoding protein FAM83H, translating into MARRSQSSSQGDNPLDPNYLPPHYKEYYRLALDVLTEEGKESYQRFLADEAAPDFLCNSEVDHIIQNLQKPQYAHQEGSTDAAGDNDMDGSSGTYWPMNSDLAVPELDLGWPMVFGFRGTEVTTLVQPPPPDNPSIKEEARRMIRAAQQVVAIVMDIFTDVDLLFEVLDAAARRVPVYILLDEMNSQLFLDTAAKCRVNLNYVEFLRVRTVSGPTYYCRTGMSFKGHVKEKFLLVDCMVVLSGNYSFMWSFEKIHRSIAHIFQGELVASFDEEFRILFAQSEPLVPPANVLAKLENNFAMAPFGNNMPFFPKKAPLMSFQRDESLFPSFMDRVDPDRYFLSNFRRDDMLRHTVEGSALRMYKKVEMENSQMDPVRGFLRSKQLELDAFKRHSFAEGTFENFASSKQYARQMFMNNMDEFKIQASHFQKDQFYQYQFEHPHLPGRSQGLFERLRGGRPGFNELEDYGEGSRYPELESGFPQEGFPLRLDYVPSNSSREVRHGSDQLNPAGNGPMGMMLRRQNIGQKFICQTSPTQKQSLEQRLFLQDKEEDQDEDKNTQENRTGLRNWRISSYLSAYQSEPEEGLPMPMESEAYNDSLGDTHTKHTTDLLPAFKSPLSFNSKPLGIEGAKEFADPDRVGEETPMMKQDAFRSRINPLIQRSSRLRSSLIFSAAKLDQPNTTIEKVQMIQKEQMSSEVTKDNETIKTAASSKVAELLEKYKAVGKDTERATVTHTKAVASYLQEESQNAEKKCTKSVQYKILESRVLDSKDSCSTYKMHGEAERAFGMASSPPQLADAFGRDPLAHLSTKVDKLSSRFYPIDNKPALPEKESLIFVGDTQKLTLPDKKERVTFKDDAQKLGNVEPKKPQLRPSPTSVLESLSRSQGSDSSLNKSEEDCSKQEQNPMEFLRKGSLRLKQLLNPKAEKKPDEEAASESGKSDKQGVALKRSSIGDSQEMMEEEKPPKFAAALPAKSGQPAQGRFPSSTANILYSSNLRDDTKVILEQISANSQKNRAELAKQLPSTSNPDLSRSTTSLERKGEKEKSCNIHRSESFGSQKRNLQRQPSEDRDTLLKKMENMRKEKRVYSRFEVFCKKDEHTAQSEEEYDTDAKDKKMGKFMPKILGTFKTKK